In Lepus europaeus isolate LE1 chromosome 23, mLepTim1.pri, whole genome shotgun sequence, a single genomic region encodes these proteins:
- the FAM222A gene encoding protein FAM222A isoform X1 has product MLACLQRTQNPPGQHLACPSKSLELRKCETAASSMHSSRYPSPAELDAYAEKVANSPLSVKIFPTNIRVPQHKHLGRTVNGYDTSGQRYSPYPQHAAAGYQGLLAIVKAATSSSSSSAAAPAGPAKSVLKSAEGKRTKLSPAAVQVGIAPYPAPSTLGPLAYPKPPEAPAPPPSLPAAATAASVIPLPGRGLPLPPSNLPSIHSILYQLNQQCQAPGAAPAACQGVAVPHPSPAKHGPVPSFPSMAYSAAAGLPDCRKGAELGQGATPALTLAGAAKPAGCAEGGLDYLLWPQKPPPPPQPLRAYSGSTLTSKSPEACGGRAYERAGGSPLNCGVALPAGFTVGQYFAAPWNSVLVTPTSDCYNPAAGAVTELGPGAARELAGPPAAVLSGLPSKSACNTSVLSSSLQSLEYLISDLRPPCIKEQMLGKGYETVAVPRLLDHQHAHIRLPVYR; this is encoded by the coding sequence GCGAGACGGCGGCCAGCTCCATGCACTCCTCCCGCTACCCAAGCCCAGCCGAGCTGGATGCCTACGCCGAGAAGGTGGCCAACAGCCCGCTGTCCGTCAAGATCTTCCCTACTAACATCCGGGTGCCCCAGCACAAGCACCTCGGCCGCACCGTCAACGGCTACGACACCAGCGGCCAGCGCTACAGCCCCTACCCGCAGCACGCCGCCGCCGGCTACCAGGGCCTGCTGGCCATCGTCAAGgccgccacctcctcctcctcctccagtgcGGCCGCACCCGCTGGGCCCGCCAAAAGTGTGCTCAAGAGCGCCGAGGGCAAGCGGACCAAGCTGTCGCCGGCCGCCGTGCAGGTGGGCATCGCGCCCTACCCGGCGCCCAGCACCCTGGGGCCCTTGGCCTACCCCAAGCCACCCGAGGCACCTGCCCCACCACCCAGCTTGCCTGCAGCCGCCACTGCGGCCTCCGTCATCCCCCTGCCGGGCcggggcctgcccctgcccccttccaACTTGCCCTCCATCCACAGCATCCTCTACCAGCTCAACCAGCAGTGCCAGGCCCCGggggctgcacctgcagcctgccagggCGTGGCCGTGCCgcaccccagcccagccaagcACGGCCCCGTGCCCAGCTTCCCCAGCATGGCCTACTCAGCAGCCGCCGGGCTGCCCGACTGCCGGAAAGgcgcagagctgggccagggagccACACCAGCCTTGACATTGGCTGGGGCGGCCAAGCCGGCGGGCTGCGCAGAGGGCGGTCTGGATTACCTGCTGTGGCCAcagaagccgccgccgccgccccagcCGCTGCGCGCCTACAGCGGCAGCACGCTCACCAGCAAGTCCCCCGAGGCTTGCGGGGGGCGGGCCTACGAGCGCGCCGGCGGGTCGCCCCTCAACTGCGGCGTGGCGCTGCCCGCCGGCTTCACGGTGGGCCAGTACTTCGCTGCCCCCTGGAACAGCGTGCTGGTGACGCCCACCAGTGACTGCTACAACCCCGCGGCGGGGGCGGTGACCGAGCTGGGGCCCGGGGCGGCCCGGGAGCTGGCAGGGCCTCCGGCGGCCGTGCTCTCCGGCCTGCCCAGCAAGAGCGCTTGCAACACGTCGGTGCTGAGCAGCAGCCTGCAGTCGCTCGAGTATCTCATCAGCGACCTGCGGCCGCCGTGCATCAAGGAGCAAATGTTGGGCAAAGGCTACGAGACCGTGGCGGTGCCCCGGCTGCTCGACCACCAGCACGCCCACATCCGCCTGCCCGTCTACAGATAA
- the FAM222A gene encoding protein FAM222A isoform X2, which translates to MHSSRYPSPAELDAYAEKVANSPLSVKIFPTNIRVPQHKHLGRTVNGYDTSGQRYSPYPQHAAAGYQGLLAIVKAATSSSSSSAAAPAGPAKSVLKSAEGKRTKLSPAAVQVGIAPYPAPSTLGPLAYPKPPEAPAPPPSLPAAATAASVIPLPGRGLPLPPSNLPSIHSILYQLNQQCQAPGAAPAACQGVAVPHPSPAKHGPVPSFPSMAYSAAAGLPDCRKGAELGQGATPALTLAGAAKPAGCAEGGLDYLLWPQKPPPPPQPLRAYSGSTLTSKSPEACGGRAYERAGGSPLNCGVALPAGFTVGQYFAAPWNSVLVTPTSDCYNPAAGAVTELGPGAARELAGPPAAVLSGLPSKSACNTSVLSSSLQSLEYLISDLRPPCIKEQMLGKGYETVAVPRLLDHQHAHIRLPVYR; encoded by the coding sequence ATGCACTCCTCCCGCTACCCAAGCCCAGCCGAGCTGGATGCCTACGCCGAGAAGGTGGCCAACAGCCCGCTGTCCGTCAAGATCTTCCCTACTAACATCCGGGTGCCCCAGCACAAGCACCTCGGCCGCACCGTCAACGGCTACGACACCAGCGGCCAGCGCTACAGCCCCTACCCGCAGCACGCCGCCGCCGGCTACCAGGGCCTGCTGGCCATCGTCAAGgccgccacctcctcctcctcctccagtgcGGCCGCACCCGCTGGGCCCGCCAAAAGTGTGCTCAAGAGCGCCGAGGGCAAGCGGACCAAGCTGTCGCCGGCCGCCGTGCAGGTGGGCATCGCGCCCTACCCGGCGCCCAGCACCCTGGGGCCCTTGGCCTACCCCAAGCCACCCGAGGCACCTGCCCCACCACCCAGCTTGCCTGCAGCCGCCACTGCGGCCTCCGTCATCCCCCTGCCGGGCcggggcctgcccctgcccccttccaACTTGCCCTCCATCCACAGCATCCTCTACCAGCTCAACCAGCAGTGCCAGGCCCCGggggctgcacctgcagcctgccagggCGTGGCCGTGCCgcaccccagcccagccaagcACGGCCCCGTGCCCAGCTTCCCCAGCATGGCCTACTCAGCAGCCGCCGGGCTGCCCGACTGCCGGAAAGgcgcagagctgggccagggagccACACCAGCCTTGACATTGGCTGGGGCGGCCAAGCCGGCGGGCTGCGCAGAGGGCGGTCTGGATTACCTGCTGTGGCCAcagaagccgccgccgccgccccagcCGCTGCGCGCCTACAGCGGCAGCACGCTCACCAGCAAGTCCCCCGAGGCTTGCGGGGGGCGGGCCTACGAGCGCGCCGGCGGGTCGCCCCTCAACTGCGGCGTGGCGCTGCCCGCCGGCTTCACGGTGGGCCAGTACTTCGCTGCCCCCTGGAACAGCGTGCTGGTGACGCCCACCAGTGACTGCTACAACCCCGCGGCGGGGGCGGTGACCGAGCTGGGGCCCGGGGCGGCCCGGGAGCTGGCAGGGCCTCCGGCGGCCGTGCTCTCCGGCCTGCCCAGCAAGAGCGCTTGCAACACGTCGGTGCTGAGCAGCAGCCTGCAGTCGCTCGAGTATCTCATCAGCGACCTGCGGCCGCCGTGCATCAAGGAGCAAATGTTGGGCAAAGGCTACGAGACCGTGGCGGTGCCCCGGCTGCTCGACCACCAGCACGCCCACATCCGCCTGCCCGTCTACAGATAA